A part of Escherichia marmotae genomic DNA contains:
- the rlmF gene encoding 23S rRNA (adenine(1618)-N(6))-methyltransferase RlmF, with amino-acid sequence MSAQKPGLHPRNRHHSRYDLATLCQVNPELKQFITLTPAGEQSVDFANPLAVKALNKALLAHFYAVANWDIPDGFLCPPVPGRADYIHHLADLLAEATGTIPASASILDIGVGANCIYPLIGVHEYGWRFTGTETNSQALSSAQAIISANPGLNRAIRLRRQKENSAIFNGIIHKNEQYDATLCNPPFHDSAAAARAGSERKRRNLGLNRDDALNFGGQQQELWCEGGEVAFIKKMIEESKGFAKQVMWFTSLVSRGENLPPLYRALTDVGAVKVVKKEMAQGQKQSRFIAWTFMNDEQRRRFANRQR; translated from the coding sequence ATGTCCGCCCAGAAACCGGGGTTGCACCCGCGCAACCGTCATCACAGCCGCTACGATCTCGCCACGCTCTGTCAGGTGAATCCTGAACTGAAACAATTTATCACGCTTACCCCTGCCGGTGAGCAAAGCGTAGACTTCGCCAATCCGCTGGCGGTGAAGGCGCTCAACAAGGCGTTGCTGGCACATTTTTATGCCGTGGCGAACTGGGATATTCCTGACGGTTTTCTGTGTCCGCCAGTACCTGGCCGGGCGGATTATATTCATCATCTTGCCGATTTACTGGCTGAGGCGACCGGAACAATTCCGGCCAGTGCCAGCATTCTGGATATCGGCGTTGGCGCGAACTGTATTTATCCGCTGATTGGCGTACATGAATATGGCTGGCGTTTTACCGGTACTGAAACTAACAGTCAGGCGTTAAGCAGCGCGCAGGCGATCATCAGCGCCAATCCGGGGCTTAACCGCGCCATCCGCCTGCGTCGGCAAAAAGAGAATAGTGCTATTTTTAACGGCATTATCCATAAAAATGAGCAATATGACGCAACCTTGTGTAACCCGCCGTTCCACGACTCTGCCGCGGCAGCGCGTGCTGGTAGCGAGCGCAAACGGCGTAATCTCGGATTAAACAGAGACGATGCGTTGAACTTTGGCGGTCAGCAGCAGGAGCTGTGGTGCGAAGGCGGTGAAGTGGCTTTCATCAAAAAGATGATTGAAGAGAGTAAAGGCTTTGCGAAGCAGGTAATGTGGTTCACCTCGCTGGTTTCTCGTGGCGAAAACTTACCGCCGTTGTATCGTGCTCTGACGGATGTTGGCGCGGTGAAAGTGGTCAAAAAAGAGATGGCCCAGGGGCAAAAGCAGAGCCGCTTCATTGCCTGGACCTTTATGAACGACGAACAGCGTCGTCGTTTTGCCAATCGTCAGCGTTAA